TCGCGCTGGCGTCCGATATCCAGCGTGGTGTTAAGGACAGTGGCAAGGATGCGCTGTCGATGATGATAAACAAATACCGGCGGAGCAAGTTGCGATGCTGCGTCAGGCGGTTCAGAGTGTATCGACGACATGCGTTGTCAAGAAAAGAAATCGATCAAAGTAACAACTTACTCATACAACTATTGTAAACCACAAAGCACACGAAGGGCACAAAGGATCGACCGGATAACGGGATGAGCAGGATCAACAGGAATAGAAACTATGCATACACAGCTTTTCGCATTCATGAAAGCCATTATTTCTTGCCGAGAAAAATCCTGTGAATCCAGCCTATCCAGTTATCCTGTCCCGAAGTCTCTTTGTGTTCTTAGTGCTCTTTGTGGTGATCTTTCAAAGATGCTGATACTCGCTGTCGATAAGCCCCGCGTCCTTGGCTTCCGACCAGAAATCATTCGGAACCAAAGTTTCAACGAGCGCGATGTTGTCCGCGATTCTTGATGGGCTTGATGTGCTAACGGCCAGCGACGCGACGCCCGGTGGTGACATCGCGAACTGAACACAGGCAAGTGCCGGCTTGATACCGTGCTTGTCGCAGAGGGCGTTCAATCGCTTGCGGTAGTCCAACAGTTTGCGGTCACCCTCGGTTTCTTCAGTGACAAGACGATAGTCGAAATGCGTTCCGCCGACCAAGAAACCGCCATGGAAAACGGCCGAATTGATGATCCCCACGCCTTTCGCGGCAAGCGAATCGAGAAACGCAAGCAACTCTGGCGGGTGGCGCATGATCGTGAGACTGTTAGCGATCATGACCCAGTCGAGCTTCACAGCGGCGTCGATTTCTTGGATCACCCGCCAGTCCTTCGCCCCGATTCCCACGGCGGCGGCTTTGCCTTGATCCTTCAATTCGTTGAGGGCACGGTAGGCATCGACAACATCTTGAAATCGCTTTTCGCGGTCTTCAGCGGAAGTCGCGGCAGCGAAATACTCGTCCGGGTCGTGCACCGAGACCAACTGCGAAGTGTAGGGCTCGCCAAGCAGTTGGTTGCCTTGCTCCCAGCAATCAAGAATGCCTTGGTAGCTAATGTGCTGCTCGGCATCATGTTCCAAATCCACCCAAGCTCCAGGCTCGAAAGTCGGTTCGGGCGTGGTCAACGGCACACGCTTCCAAGCGAGCTTGTTGCTGATGACAACATCGTTCGGATCGACCTTTAATTCGCGAAGCGCGTTGCCGATGGATTCGAGCGCGAGGCCAGCACCGTATTTGCCAGCGGAATCAAGGACTGCAGGTGATTCGATTTGCTTGAGCAACTCACCAACGATGGCCGTCTTCTGCTCAACGGTCATCGCGGTGTAGAGGTTGCCCAGACCGCTGGTTCCGAAAACGAGCGCGGGGACTTCGAGGCCGGTGTTTCCGAGGGGTCGTTTTGCCATTGAGTACTACCTGCTGAGATTTGGAGTTTTTTTTAGAAGTGACGAGCAGCTAGTCGTCTACTTTGTGTAGGATCGCTAACCAATCTTCGCCAGGATCGGAAGGAGGCATACTAAGCCTGACCTTCTTGCCCCCAGTAAGTTCTCGTACTTCACCCCTTAGTTGCTTACCATTGCGTGGATCGAACCAATCCAATGTAAACTGGCCTTCATGCTTTGCCAGATCAAGTTCTGTCTCACCCCCATTAGGCAAATAAATGAGATAGAGTTTGCCAGGCTTCGCTAGGCAGTAGCGGCTGTTGTCGTGCTTAGTGTTAGCGACCAAATCATCGTGACAACGCATTTCTTCAATGATCACATCTCGGCTAAAGCTTTTGAAGAAATCGACAGCGATCTTCCCGTACTTCCACGACTGCTCACGGCTACGGAAGTCCTGGCAACCGAGATCGTTCTCAGGCAGCTTGTAGCCGAAGTAATACTCGACCCCCGCTCCACCCGCCATCAAAGTTCCCCAAAGGGTGTGCTTGCGGATGTCGTGCAGATCGTACTCGCGCTGCTTCTCTTTAGCTTTTCCCGAAAAGCCCTTATAGCCGGGATCAGGCGGCACGCCGCCATCGGCAGGACCTTGCTCATCGTTGCACACGACCCACATCTTACCCGCTTTCTTTGACGCTTCGATCCACTGAACGGTGCGGCGATGAGCTTGGTCCCAATGGTTTTGCAGCGAAGCGCCGGTTAACTCTGACTGATCGCCCAATAGCGGGGGATAAACCTTATCCTGTTGATCAGGGTAACTGTGAATGACTACGTGGTGATCGTACGGATCGAGTTCTTTGATGAACGCCGCCATTTCACGTTGCACTCTCGGAGTTTGAGTATTCTCCTCTCCGAGATTCCAATTCAAGGCGAGTTGATAGCCGAATCGAGCGATCAATTCCCGATAGTAGAGCTTTCGCTCGACGCCGAGTTCCCCGCCGTCAAGGGCTGCGGGCGCATGCCCTGGATTACCTGGGTGGCCAACTTTGTGGTCATCGTTCTCAGTCTCTTGCGTCTTGAAGTGCAAGAACAAGCCCTTCGCCTGGGCATGGTCGAAGACGATCTGCCACTGATCGAGCTTCGAACAGTCGTAGTGCAACTTCTCGTCGGGCGAGATCATCGGCCAGACGTTGTCGCCATCGCCGCCGGCGTTGTAAGGAATGAACGAGATGGAATTCACGCCTTGCTCAGCCAGATAATTCAGCGCCCCGATTAGTCCTTTCCCTTTGCCATTTTGCCAGGCTGGGTCGCCGGATTTCCAATCCTGGAGATGAGGCCCCCAGGTTTTTAGTGGCACTTTTTTCTTGCGTGCGATAGTACCGTCGAAATCCTTGTAGGCGAGTAACGTCTCCGGCGAGTCGGCTCCTACTTTGAAGAAATACTGCTTACTTCCCGTGAACTGGAGGCAGCGTTTGCCGACGTATTGAAGGCGGCCTTCTGTCAGAAAGCCTGTTGGGCTCTGCTTGGCTTGGGCAACCATGAAACTACCTCGCTTCCCATCAAAGGGGGAAACCGGGGTTCCGGCGAGCTGAAGCTCGACGGCCACTTGTTTTTCTTTGACGAAGGAAACTATGTAGTTCCATTTGCCTGGTTTGTCGGAGCGGAAGTCGGCTCGCCACTTGGTGCCGGACTCGGATGAAGTCTCCGCTGCGTTTCCATCTGCTGCGAAGTAGCCGGGCACTTCGTAGCTGGGGCTGCCGGATTCGTGGGTGAAGCGTACCGTCATTCGATAGTCGAGGAAGGGATTCGGTTGATGATCTTTTTCGTGGGCATATGGTCCGTCTAGCGTTAGCGAGAGTCGGTGCCATGGAAGGTGGGCGCCCTCAGTTAGTGTGATCTCACCCGTTCCGTCGGCCTTTCTTGGCAGCACGAGTGGCGGCTTGGGTTTGGCGGCTTGCTTTGCTTTCCAGGCGGCGTTGGCCTTCTTGTAGACTTCGTCATAACCCTTTGGCTTGAAGTCGCGGTCGGTGGTCATCAGCCACTTATCGAATTCGAAGCCGTCCTCGCGCATCGAGAAAGACACGGTGTGTTCGCCAGGTTTCTCGATGTTCAGAAAAATCTGGTGAGGCACTCCACAGTGCTGTTTGGCCGTCCGCTGACGGCTTTCCCAGAACCACTGATTCTTGCCGACACACCATTGCATCCGTCGCCCGCTCTCGGGCCACTTTCCATCTAGCCCGACGTGGATGCCGTTGTCTTCGCTCCCGGTCGAGTACGCCCGCACCCAGACGTAATACTTCCCGGGAGTTTTGATGCGGACTTTGTAGTTGAGAACACCTACCTTGCCGGGCTCATTAGAGAAGTTTTCCCCGGGGATCAGTTTCTCACCGTGATTGCGTCGGGTGTCGGGCAAGAGTTCCAGATAGGCTCCGCCGCTGGCTTTTTCCGCATGATTTGGATCACTATCAGAGACTGCCGTGGGGGTCATCTGCTTGTTGGTTAGCTCCCAACGGCGAACCTTGGCGTGCGTTTGCGACTCAAAATTTTCAGCCTCGACTTCGAGGCGACCGTCTTGCTCCTCATGAAGCTCCGCAGCAAGCGATTTATGCTCCAACGAAGCCAAAACCAAGAGAGTTAGGAAGGGACATAAAGATTTCGTGCTAAGAATCACCAACGAGTACCCCACCGGAACGATGAAATCATGAATAGAGCCACCAAGCTACTCAGACTGAGCCGAGTGCCCATGATAGCCAATCGTTTGCGGGTTGCCGACCCTTGGCTTGAAGTTGTCATTTCTTCATGTTTTAGCGCGGAGCAAGCTCAGCGGCGAAACAATGAATGCTGAGGTCCGTGTCATTCGTTGACCCCAAACCCCTCTCGTAAAAATCACCTCTGACTAGAGACCTTTCCCGTAGTGGTTCTCGGCGACTATGATGGTTGAGGTCTTTTTCATGCGCCCGTAGCTTAGCTGGATAGAGCAGCGGACTTCTAATCCGCAGGTCGCAGGTTCGAATCCTGCCGGGCGTGCTTTCCTCGTTTCAGCCGCTCTTCTGGCGGTTTTTGGCAAGTTTTGTACTTTCCGTTGCCGCAGGCGAGACCTGTCCGCGAGTTCTGTCTAAAATGCAGGATTGTCTCAATCTTGTTGGCCCTGGCTTTTTCATTCGAAACTTAGATGCGTCGCAGTCTATCCGTTCTATTAGTCATATGCGGTTCCCTGGGCTGGTTTGCGAGCCCGTCGGCAGCGCAATTCGATCCGCCTGGCAACTACTACAATAGTGCTACCGGCACGGGCTCGACGCTGAAGAATCAGCTCCGCTCAATCATGTCGAGCGGGCACATCGAGCGCTCTTACGGTGACTTTCGTTTCTCAGCCGCGATTACTGATCGTGACCCCAATAACTCTTCTCGGATATTGACCGTTTACGATCGTTCGTCGGTTACGAACCAGTGGAACCCCGGCGGCTCGCTGCCGTGGAATCGCGAGCATGTTTGGCCTCAGAGTCTGCAGCCGGGAAGTGCGAGTAACAGTTCGAGGGGCAACCTAGGGGATCCGCACTCACTTCGCCCGGCGATTCCCTCGATCAATTCCAATCGAGGCAACGACCCTTTCGGCCTCGACAATACAACAGGAAATCACCGCACCAATGGCAGCTATTACTTCCCAGGCGACACTGACAAGGGCGACATCGCTCGCTCTCTGTTCTACTCGGCAACCCGTTACACGGGCCTGACTCTCGTCGAAGGTCAACCTGGCAGTAACCAGATGGGCGATCTTTCATCATTGGTTGCCTACCACTTTCTTGATCCTCCCGATGAATTCGAGCGACGCCGCAACCATGCGATTTATAGTTCGTCATTGAACCCGAGTTACCACACAAATAATCGAAACGCTTACGTTGATCGACCCGAGTACGTCTGGAGTGTATTCGTTGATCAAAGTAATGATAGTCGGATCACGATTGATGCCTTCAACAACGCCAATGGTGCCAGCTCATCCAATGTCAGCTTGGGGCGCGTGCTCACAGGTGCCCCGGTCCCTTCGGATCAAATGGTAACAATCGACAAACTAGGAAACGACGGCACCTACTATGAGGTCACAACTGCGGGTGCCGCGACCAGTACACTTTCGGGCCGGTACAACGCGATGCGGACAGGCGGAACTGATTCAGAGGGTTTTAGTGTGGGGCTCAATACCTCGACCTCCACTGCTGGGCAGCGTAGCGGAACCGTAACGATCAACAATTTGGATGTCACCACGGGGGGCGGGGCAGGGCGGGGTGCAAACGATGGCAACGATGTATTCAACGTCACGCTGGATGTCTTGGACCATGCGACGCCTTCCTTCATGGGCTCAGGCGTTGAAAGCTCTTTGACACTCGACTTTGGTCAGGTTGAACAAGGTACTCCTGTCTCCGAACTTGGTTTCAGCCTCTTCAACTTAGAATCGACGCTCAGTTTTACTGCAGGGCTGGAGCTTGATTCGATTTCCAGCACAGGCGATACGGCTATCCTGACAACCGATCTGACAACCTTTGGCGAAGTTAACGCATTGGAAGCTGGGCAGTCGAGTGATTTTACCGCCTCGATTGATACGAGTTCAGAAGGACTCTTTGGGGCCACTTACACCTTGAACTTCTCTGACGAAGATCTGCCAGGGGGCATGTCCCTTGGGAGTCTGTCGCTTGAATTGGTTGGAGAAGTCGTCGCCGTCGCTGAAAATGCCGACTTCAACGAAAGTGGCTTGGTAGACGCCCTCGACTTGCTCACCTGGCAGGCGGGGTTTGGAAGTGGCGACTCGTTGGCTAATGGGGACGCCAACAGCGATCAATCCGTGAATGGAGATGACCTAGCGATCTGGCAAACACAATACGGCACGGACCCAAGTGCTCCTGCTAGTGTGCAGCAAGTCCCCGAGCCGAGTAGTCTCGGCGTCGCCTTAATCGCCTTGCTGTCCACAATGAGCCTTCGTCGCAAGTAAATAAGCCGCGACCACTGCTAGCTAACAACCGCAAGCAACGCATCGACAAACCATCCGCCTACAGTCGCTGCCGCCCCAGGTCGCCAGAGCAATCCGCCTGGAGGCAACAGAAATAGCGCTGCGGTTAATGAAGTGACAAATTTCGCGGCGATTTTGATCTCATCCCGCTCGATTCGATGAAGATCCTTGGGAGGCACATCCATGCTTCGAGGCTCCAAGTAGCAGAGAGAAAAGGGCAGTTGCTTCAAGAGGTACGCAAGCTCGTGCTGGGTGGTTCGCTCTCGTTGTTAATCGATAGAAAAGAGTTCCTTAATCGCGGTGCAAGCACCGCGGCGAAATGGGTTCCTATTCGCTCAGACTAGCCGCACATGCTTGCTAGCTCGCGGAGGTAATCGAGTGCCTCTTCTAGGGTACTCGTCTCTGCTCCTGGCAATCGTCCCAATCGATCGCATTTTTCCAGCAGCATGAGTTCTTCGAAATCTTCCGCATCTGTAAGTCGGCGACGAGCTCGTTTGCCAATAGTTCCGTCGTAGACTTTGTGAGCTAGCATGTGGTGTTCGACGAGCCAGAGCGTTCGATCGGTCACATGCTCAGAGATTACTTCCATTCCCGCAACGACGTGGTCTTGCGGGTCAATCGATTTGCCGACATCGTGCAGGAGAGCCGCAGTCAGGAACTCCTCATCGTAGGGAAGTTCCTTACAGGCAAGATCGAATACCTGCAGGCTGTGATAAAGCACGTCCCCTTCAGGATGCCATTGAACTGGCTGCTTGACGTTCTCGCAGGGGAGCAGCAAGGCTTCAAACACTTGGAAACGGTCGATGCCTTCCGCCATCTCGGAGAC
The genomic region above belongs to Lacipirellulaceae bacterium and contains:
- a CDS encoding aldo/keto reductase, with product MAKRPLGNTGLEVPALVFGTSGLGNLYTAMTVEQKTAIVGELLKQIESPAVLDSAGKYGAGLALESIGNALRELKVDPNDVVISNKLAWKRVPLTTPEPTFEPGAWVDLEHDAEQHISYQGILDCWEQGNQLLGEPYTSQLVSVHDPDEYFAAATSAEDREKRFQDVVDAYRALNELKDQGKAAAVGIGAKDWRVIQEIDAAVKLDWVMIANSLTIMRHPPELLAFLDSLAAKGVGIINSAVFHGGFLVGGTHFDYRLVTEETEGDRKLLDYRKRLNALCDKHGIKPALACVQFAMSPPGVASLAVSTSSPSRIADNIALVETLVPNDFWSEAKDAGLIDSEYQHL
- a CDS encoding DUF5060 domain-containing protein, whose amino-acid sequence is MASLEHKSLAAELHEEQDGRLEVEAENFESQTHAKVRRWELTNKQMTPTAVSDSDPNHAEKASGGAYLELLPDTRRNHGEKLIPGENFSNEPGKVGVLNYKVRIKTPGKYYVWVRAYSTGSEDNGIHVGLDGKWPESGRRMQWCVGKNQWFWESRQRTAKQHCGVPHQIFLNIEKPGEHTVSFSMREDGFEFDKWLMTTDRDFKPKGYDEVYKKANAAWKAKQAAKPKPPLVLPRKADGTGEITLTEGAHLPWHRLSLTLDGPYAHEKDHQPNPFLDYRMTVRFTHESGSPSYEVPGYFAADGNAAETSSESGTKWRADFRSDKPGKWNYIVSFVKEKQVAVELQLAGTPVSPFDGKRGSFMVAQAKQSPTGFLTEGRLQYVGKRCLQFTGSKQYFFKVGADSPETLLAYKDFDGTIARKKKVPLKTWGPHLQDWKSGDPAWQNGKGKGLIGALNYLAEQGVNSISFIPYNAGGDGDNVWPMISPDEKLHYDCSKLDQWQIVFDHAQAKGLFLHFKTQETENDDHKVGHPGNPGHAPAALDGGELGVERKLYYRELIARFGYQLALNWNLGEENTQTPRVQREMAAFIKELDPYDHHVVIHSYPDQQDKVYPPLLGDQSELTGASLQNHWDQAHRRTVQWIEASKKAGKMWVVCNDEQGPADGGVPPDPGYKGFSGKAKEKQREYDLHDIRKHTLWGTLMAGGAGVEYYFGYKLPENDLGCQDFRSREQSWKYGKIAVDFFKSFSRDVIIEEMRCHDDLVANTKHDNSRYCLAKPGKLYLIYLPNGGETELDLAKHEGQFTLDWFDPRNGKQLRGEVRELTGGKKVRLSMPPSDPGEDWLAILHKVDD
- a CDS encoding endonuclease produces the protein MRRSLSVLLVICGSLGWFASPSAAQFDPPGNYYNSATGTGSTLKNQLRSIMSSGHIERSYGDFRFSAAITDRDPNNSSRILTVYDRSSVTNQWNPGGSLPWNREHVWPQSLQPGSASNSSRGNLGDPHSLRPAIPSINSNRGNDPFGLDNTTGNHRTNGSYYFPGDTDKGDIARSLFYSATRYTGLTLVEGQPGSNQMGDLSSLVAYHFLDPPDEFERRRNHAIYSSSLNPSYHTNNRNAYVDRPEYVWSVFVDQSNDSRITIDAFNNANGASSSNVSLGRVLTGAPVPSDQMVTIDKLGNDGTYYEVTTAGAATSTLSGRYNAMRTGGTDSEGFSVGLNTSTSTAGQRSGTVTINNLDVTTGGGAGRGANDGNDVFNVTLDVLDHATPSFMGSGVESSLTLDFGQVEQGTPVSELGFSLFNLESTLSFTAGLELDSISSTGDTAILTTDLTTFGEVNALEAGQSSDFTASIDTSSEGLFGATYTLNFSDEDLPGGMSLGSLSLELVGEVVAVAENADFNESGLVDALDLLTWQAGFGSGDSLANGDANSDQSVNGDDLAIWQTQYGTDPSAPASVQQVPEPSSLGVALIALLSTMSLRRK